AACCTGCTGCTCGCCAAGTCGCTGCTGGACGGCATGTCTTCCATCGCCTTCGCCGCCTCCCTCGGTGCGGGGGTGCTCCTCTCCGCGGTGCCGCTGCTTCTCTTCCAGGGGGGGATCACGCTCTTCGCAGCCTTCCTCGAACCGATACTGACAGAGGCCGTGATCACCGAGGTAACCGCCGTCGGCGGGCTGATGCTTCTGGGATTGGGGTTGAACATCATGGAGTTGAAAACGATCCGGGTCCTGGATATGCTCCCCTCTCTGGTGGCGGCCGGCGTGCTGGCCTCCCTGTTTCTGTAGATCCGGGGGATGACAGACCTCTTGGCCGCACCTGCGGGGCGTGCTATACTTTCCCCGAACGTAGCTATTCACTGATGAAACAAGAGCAGGGAGGTGTGGTGAACAGTGCGCACGTTTCGTTGCCTTGAATGCAAGCACGAGTTCTCCGTTGAGGAGCTGCCCCCGATTCTCAAGTGCCCCAAGTGCCTGAGCCACTATGTGGAGCTCGTCTCCGGGGAACCGCTGAAGGGGAAACCCTATGGGGGCAAGAGCTACAGCGTCAAGTAAGACCGCTGGATTCCGTATTGCGCCAATCGGGAAAGCACGGTATAATGCCACCTGTTGCGGGCGACTAGCTCAGCGGAAGAGCGCTTCCCTCACACGGAAGAGGTCACAGGTTCGAGCCCTGTGTCGCCCACCAGGAAGAGACAAACCCCTGTGCCGCAAGGCATGGGGGTTTTTGTTCGCCTTGCGGAAATACCCCTCAAAATTGGCGACCGTTTCCCGTCCCGTTTTCTCCATTGTCAGAAAATTGACCCTTCTCCTCCTCGGGGCTTATTTGTCAACCCCTCCATGTCTCCCGCCGAACGTCTCTCCGAAACAATAACCCGTCAATTTTAATAGTCATTCTCCATCCTGACTTCCCTCACTTTCTCCTTTCAAATCCACTGTTTGCCCAGCTCCGGAGAGAACCCTCCCGCCTTTCCCCGCGGGGCACACGCCATTTCCGCCTGAGCCGCTCTGCGGACCACCGGAGCCAGGAGCCATGGAACCTTGTGCTACGACTCTTCCTCTTCTCCCTCCGGGGGGGTGCTGGGGAGCGGCAGGAGCGCCCTGAGGACCAGGGCGTCCTCGCCATCCTGCTTGTAATAGCCAACCCGCTTCCCCGCAGGCGCAAACCCGAACTGTTTGTAGAGCCTCAGTGCAGCGGAGTTGGAGGGGCGGACCTCCAGCGCAGCGTACCGGCAGCCGGCCAGCTCGCCGATTCCGCTCTGGGCGACAAGCAGCTGCCCACCGATCATACGCCCTCTGTAGGAGGGATCAACGGCCATCCTCAGAATATGAAGCGCCGCCCGCTCGATCCGGCAGGCGGCGTATCCTACAAGCTGCTCCTTCCACCAGGCACCGATGTACATAGCCCCACTTCCCCGGCTCTCCAGATCTCCACGGATAAGCCCTTTGTGCCAGGGATCGGGGAAGCAGAGGCTCTCAAGCTGATAGATACGTTCGGTATGCCTGGGGGTACAGAACCCCAATTCAACCCGGAGCACCGAGAGACCGGGCCCTACAGCCCTCTCCGAATCGTCTGGTCCCTCTCCGGCCCGACACCGATGAGGACCACCGGAACGCCTGCCTGTTCCTCGATATACCGCAGGTAGTCCCGGGCCCCCTGCGGAAGCTCTTCGAAGGCGGTGCATCCGGAGATGTCGTCATCCCAGCCAGGAAACCCGCTGTATGCAGGTGTGGTCCCGGCGAGGGCGACACTGTGGTTGGGGTAGACCGTTCCGCTTTGCTCTGCTCCCGAAGCAGGCGTATAGCCTTCAACGACCTTCACTGTTTCGAGACCCGTCAGCACATCAAGCTTGGTCAGGGCGATGGCGTCGATGCCGTTGACGCGGATCGCGTACTTGAGCGCCACCATATCCAGCCAGCCGCAGCGCCGGGGTCTCCCGGTGGTGGCACCGTATTCGCCACCCTGTTCCCGCAGGTACTGGCCGGATTCTCCTTTTTCCTCCGAGGGAAAGGGGCCGCTCCCCACCCTGGTGCAGTAGGCCTTGACCACGCCGATCACCCTGCCGACAGCGGAGGGCCCGAGTCCCGTACCGGTGAGCGCCCCCTGCGCCACGGGATTGGAGCTGGTCACATAGGGATAGGTTCCGTGGTCCACGTCGAGAAGCGTCCCCTGCGCGCCTTCCAGCAGTACGCCCTGCTTTCGGGAAAGGGCATCGCTGATGACGACGGAACAGTCGCCTACGTAGGGGGCCAGGCTCTTTCCCCAGCTGCGGGCTTTGTTGTAGATCTCGTCAAAGGACAGGGGGTCTTCCCCGAAGACCCTGGAGAGCATCAGATTTTTGATCTCAAGGTTTGTGGAAAGCTTTTCCCGCAGGGTGTCCGGAGAGAGGAGATCCTCAACCCGAATGCCCATCCGGTTCACCTTATCCACATAACAGGGACCGATGCCCCGACGGGTTGTTCCGATGCTGTGCTCGCGCCCGCGGAAACGTTCCTCGGCGCCGTCGAGGATCTTATGGTAGGGAAAGACCACGTGGGCCGCGCCGCTGACAACGAGCCGGGCCCGGTCTTTGCCCTGTTCCTGCAGTCCACCGAGCTCCTCCAGCAGCTTGTCGGGGTCCACCACCACCCCGTTGCCAATCACGCAGGTCTTGCCGCTGTAGAGCATCCCGGAGGGCAGCAGGTGGAAGATGTATTTCTCCTTCCCCACGATCACTGTATGTCCCGCATTGGCGCCGCCCTGAAACCGTGCGATGACGTCGACATCCCCCGCGACGGTGTCGACCACGCGGCCCTTCCCCTCATCGCCCCACTGTGCGCCAACAATCACCTCTGCACGTCCATCCACGAGTAACTCCTCCTCCGTCTATTGCTGCGAACATCGAGAAAACAGCTGGGGAATGGTCACGAATTCCACACTGTCGTACCTGTCGGTATCCACACTGGCCAGAAAATCGTAGGTCGCGGGACGGTTGTGGCAGATCACCACCACCCATCCCCGCCGCTCGGCCATGGAAACGGCCTTGTCGAGCTGGCGTTGCATAAAGGACCGCTCGGTATAGTGGTCGAGAAAAACGCTGTTGTAGGCCGCATCGAGGCCCTGGCGGCAGGCCACCTCGTAGGCGATGGAGCTCCCGCTGGTCCGGCTGTCCACAAAGGGGAGGTGCCGCGCTCCCAATTCGCACATCAGCGGCTCCATGAGCGCCCATGTGGATGTCGCCAGGGAACCGCGGTGATTGTTCAGCGCCACCGCTTCGGGCAGTTCGACAAAGGCTTTCCGGACGGCGGAACGGATATCCGCGGAGGCCATTCCCTCTACAATCCAGGAGCGTTTGTAGGTGCCGGCGTCCTTGTCGGTATCGCTGATCGCCTGCATCGGCAGATGGATCATGTAGGGGAGCTGTTTCTCCTCGGCCAGACGCCTGGTGGCCTCCGTCCCGCTGGTCCCCGGGATGATCGCCCAGGTAAGGGAGATCTCCAGCCCGGCGAATCTCCGGGCCAGCGGCAGATTGTACCCGAAATCGTCGACCACGATCGCCACCAGCGGCGTGCCTCCGCTACAGCGCAGGCCTGTCCCGCCGTTCTCCCGTGCATTCCCTTCCCGGGCGCTCCCGAGTTCCGACTCGATACGGAGATACTGTTTCTCCAGCAGCGTCGCATCCCCGGACCCAGGTGCTGCCCCTGTCGAGGCCCATCCCCCTAGTATATCTTCAGAGAGTGCGGTCTCCACCTCTCCGGCTGTCTGGGCGGTGCTCGTCTCCACAGGAATCCCTGAGAAGGAATGCAAGGTGAAGACAAGATAGGCCACCCCGGCCAGCAGCAGAACCAGGAAGAACGGCAGACGCTCTCGGATGTGATGCCAAAGGCTTCCGGAAGAGACCATCACGCGTTATCTGCTGTCTCCGGCACCTACTGGTGCTTCCCGTTCCGCCGGGTCCGTCATGTCGTCCGAAACCGGTATCGCCCCGTCGTCGACGATCAGCTCCATCTCCTCTATGGCTTCCTGGAGCTGCCGGTCCTCGCTGTGCACCCGCACGAAGTCGCCGCTGACGGTGATGTCCGGAGACAGACCGATCTCGTCGATGATCCGCCCTGAGGGGGTGTGGTACTTGGCGATGGTGACATAGAGACCGGAGCCTTCCGGCAGGGGGAAGAGGGTCTGCACCGATCCCTTGCCGAAACTCTTTTGGCCCATCACCAGGGCACGTCCGTTGTCCTTCAGCGCACCTGCGACGATCTCCGAGGCGCTGGCGCTTCCTTCGTTGATGAGCACAATCATGGGAAGATCGGTCACGCGGTCCGCTGTGGCATGGATCTCATCGTTGGCCTTCTTGACACGGCCCTTCATCCCCACGACCAGTCCTCCCTGGAGGAATGTATCCGCCACATCGACAGCGGAATCCAGCAGGCCGCCGGGGTTGTTCCGCACGTCCAGGATGAGTCCGCGGGCGTCGTCGCTTTCCACCTCGTGGAGCGCCGAACGGAGCTCGCCTGCGGTCTTCTGGTTGAAATGCACCAGTCGGATATAGGCGATGGCGTCCCGCAGCATCTCGAAGCGGACCGTCTTGATCTGGATCTGCTCTCGAACGATGTCGAAGCGGAGGAGACCCGTCTCCTCGCGATCATCCCGCCGCACCCAGATGGTCACCTCCGTACCGGGCTTGCCGCGGAGCGTGGAGACCACCTTCTGCTGGTCCCAGCCGGTGATCACCTCGTCGCCCACCTTGACGATCACATCCTGCGGTTTCAGCCCGGCGCGGTCGGCCGGGGTATCCTCAATGGGACTGATGATCACCGTTCTGCCGTCCCGTTCGGTGATGTAGATCCCGAGACCCCCATACTCGCCTTCCATCTCGATTTCCTCTTCCTTGAGCTGTTCCGGCGACACATACCGGGTATAGGGGTCCCCCAGCGAGGAGACCATACCCTTCAGGGCACCGTGCACCAGGACATCCTCGGAGATCGTTCCATCCTCATCGACGTGGTAGGTTTCCAGGATGGCCCGGGTCTGCTTGATCAGCCAGAGCGACTTGGCATCAAAGGGAACCACCTGCTCCAATGAAAAATCATCGGCCCTCAGCCCTCCGGTGAGGCCCACCAGGAG
This portion of the Synergistales bacterium genome encodes:
- a CDS encoding hydrogenase maturation nickel metallochaperone HypA, which translates into the protein MRTFRCLECKHEFSVEELPPILKCPKCLSHYVELVSGEPLKGKPYGGKSYSVK
- the rimI gene encoding ribosomal protein S18-alanine N-acetyltransferase — its product is MLRVELGFCTPRHTERIYQLESLCFPDPWHKGLIRGDLESRGSGAMYIGAWWKEQLVGYAACRIERAALHILRMAVDPSYRGRMIGGQLLVAQSGIGELAGCRYAALEVRPSNSAALRLYKQFGFAPAGKRVGYYKQDGEDALVLRALLPLPSTPPEGEEEES
- a CDS encoding adenylosuccinate synthase, yielding MDGRAEVIVGAQWGDEGKGRVVDTVAGDVDVIARFQGGANAGHTVIVGKEKYIFHLLPSGMLYSGKTCVIGNGVVVDPDKLLEELGGLQEQGKDRARLVVSGAAHVVFPYHKILDGAEERFRGREHSIGTTRRGIGPCYVDKVNRMGIRVEDLLSPDTLREKLSTNLEIKNLMLSRVFGEDPLSFDEIYNKARSWGKSLAPYVGDCSVVISDALSRKQGVLLEGAQGTLLDVDHGTYPYVTSSNPVAQGALTGTGLGPSAVGRVIGVVKAYCTRVGSGPFPSEEKGESGQYLREQGGEYGATTGRPRRCGWLDMVALKYAIRVNGIDAIALTKLDVLTGLETVKVVEGYTPASGAEQSGTVYPNHSVALAGTTPAYSGFPGWDDDISGCTAFEELPQGARDYLRYIEEQAGVPVVLIGVGPERDQTIRRGL
- a CDS encoding divergent polysaccharide deacetylase family protein yields the protein MVSSGSLWHHIRERLPFFLVLLLAGVAYLVFTLHSFSGIPVETSTAQTAGEVETALSEDILGGWASTGAAPGSGDATLLEKQYLRIESELGSAREGNARENGGTGLRCSGGTPLVAIVVDDFGYNLPLARRFAGLEISLTWAIIPGTSGTEATRRLAEEKQLPYMIHLPMQAISDTDKDAGTYKRSWIVEGMASADIRSAVRKAFVELPEAVALNNHRGSLATSTWALMEPLMCELGARHLPFVDSRTSGSSIAYEVACRQGLDAAYNSVFLDHYTERSFMQRQLDKAVSMAERRGWVVVICHNRPATYDFLASVDTDRYDSVEFVTIPQLFSRCSQQ
- a CDS encoding S41 family peptidase, whose product is MWKKTRGVILGIVIGALLVGLTGGLRADDFSLEQVVPFDAKSLWLIKQTRAILETYHVDEDGTISEDVLVHGALKGMVSSLGDPYTRYVSPEQLKEEEIEMEGEYGGLGIYITERDGRTVIISPIEDTPADRAGLKPQDVIVKVGDEVITGWDQQKVVSTLRGKPGTEVTIWVRRDDREETGLLRFDIVREQIQIKTVRFEMLRDAIAYIRLVHFNQKTAGELRSALHEVESDDARGLILDVRNNPGGLLDSAVDVADTFLQGGLVVGMKGRVKKANDEIHATADRVTDLPMIVLINEGSASASEIVAGALKDNGRALVMGQKSFGKGSVQTLFPLPEGSGLYVTIAKYHTPSGRIIDEIGLSPDITVSGDFVRVHSEDRQLQEAIEEMELIVDDGAIPVSDDMTDPAEREAPVGAGDSR